One Phaseolus vulgaris cultivar G19833 chromosome 4, P. vulgaris v2.0, whole genome shotgun sequence DNA window includes the following coding sequences:
- the LOC137836815 gene encoding zinc finger AN1 domain-containing stress-associated protein 12, with protein MASGGTEAFPDLGEHCQHRDCHQLDFLPFTCYGCQKVFCLEHRSYKSHACTNSDHNSRKVVVCETCSMSIETTGYVGQDEEAILEKHLKSGNCDPTKKKKPICPVKRCKEVLTFSNTSSCKTCHMKVCLKHRFPADHACSRGVSASSSSPAANGGWKNRFLAALVSRTAQECAKTGATRSTSPPSTPSVKAY; from the exons ATGGCATCAGGCGGAACCGAAGCCTTTCCCGATTTGGGTGAACACTGCCAGCACCGCGATTGCCACCAGCTCGATTTTCTTCCTTTCACCTGCTACGGTTGCCAAAAG GTGTTTTGTTTGGAGCACAGATCCTACAAGTCCCACGCGTGCACGAACTCCGATCACAATAGCAGAAAAGTGGTTGTCTGCGAAACGTGTTCCATGTCCATTGAGACCACCGGCTATGTTGGACAGGACGAGGAGGCAATCTTGGAGAAGCACCTCAAGTCTGGTAACTGTGATCCCACCAAGAAGAAGAAGCCCATTTGCCCTGTCAAGCGCTGCAAGGAGGTTTTGACTTTCTCCAACACCAGCAGCTGTAAAACTTGCCACATGAAGGTGTGCCTCAAGCACCGTTTCCCTGCTGATCATGCTTGTAGCAGAGGAGTTTCAGCTTCTTCCTCATCCCCTGCTGCTAATGGTGGATGGAAGAATCGGTTTTTGGCTGCTTTAGTTTCAAGGACTGCACAGGAATGTGCCAAAACTGGTGCAACTCGTTCAACCTCTCCTCCTAGCACTCCTTCTGTGAAGGCCTATTGA
- the LOC137836816 gene encoding zinc finger AN1 domain-containing stress-associated protein 12-like: MASGGTETFPDLGKNCQHRDCNHLDFLPYICDGCQRVFCSEHRSYKSHACAKSNLSRKVIVCQTCSMSIETTGYVGQDEDAILEKHHKSGNCDPTNKKKKTICPVKGCKEILSISNTSTCKTCHLKVCLKHRFPSDHACSRGVSASASASAADGGWKNFLSCFCFKTEQQKRP; encoded by the exons ATGGCTTCAGGTGGAACCGAAACTTTTCCAGATTTGGGTAAAAACTGCCAGCACCGCGACTGCAACCACCTCGATTTTCTTCCTTACATCTGCGACGGTTGCCAACGA GTGTTTTGTTCGGAGCACAGATCTTACAAGTCTCACGCGTGCGCGAAATCTAACCTAAGCAGAAAGGTGATTGTTTGCCAAACATGTTCCATGTCCATTGAGACCACCGGCTACGTGGGACAAGACGAAGATGCAATCTTGGAGAAGCACCACAAGTCTGGGAACTGTGATCCCAccaacaagaagaagaaaaccaTTTGCCCTGTCAAGGGGTGCAAGGAGATTTTATCAATATCCAACACCAGCACATGTAAAACTTGCCACCTGAAGGTGTGCCTCAAACACCGTTTTCCTTCTGATCATGCTTGTAGCAGAGGAGTTTCAGCTTCTGCTTCAGCTTCTGCTGCTGATGGTGGGTGGAAGAATTTTCTTAGCTGCTTTTGTTTCAAAACAGAACAACAGAAAAGGCCATAA